The Henckelia pumila isolate YLH828 chromosome 2, ASM3356847v2, whole genome shotgun sequence genome includes a window with the following:
- the LOC140882214 gene encoding protein WALLS ARE THIN 1-like isoform X1: MAKTGGGSAVAKIRMCSVPEKFQLHLAMLALQFGYAGFHVVSRAALNMGISKIVFPVYRNILALFLLLPFAYFLEKKERPRLTWNFIIQFFLLAIVGITANQGFYLLGLDNTSPTFASAIQNSVPAITFLMAAILRIEKVRLERKDGISKVAGTLFCVAGASVITLYKGPTIYSPTPPSQATPTMVLGDAKGKNWTLGCVFLIGHCLSWSGWLVLQAPVLKKYPARLSFTSYQCFFGVIQFLVIAAFVERDPQAWLVHSGAELFSVFYAGVVASGIAFAVQIWCIDRGGPVFVAVYQPVQTLVVAIMTSVLLGEEFYLGGIIGAVLIITGLYFVLWGKSKERKYAAAEKAGIIQYSADHDADRSMPQITEPLLLPQSTGNV; encoded by the exons ATGGCGAAAACCGGCGGTGGCTCGGCCGTGGCGAAGATCAGAATGTGTTCCGTGCCGGAGAAATTTCAGCTGCATTTGGCTATGTTGGCCTTGCAATTCGGATACGCCGGCTTCCACGTGGTTTCTCGAGCTGCACTCAACATGGGCATCAGCAAGATTGTTTTCCCTGTTTACAGGAACATTCTTGCCTTGTTTCTGCTGTTGCCCTTCGCCTATTTTCTCGAAAA GAAAGAGAGGCCACGCCTTACTTGGAACTTCATCATCCAGTTCTTCCTTCTAGCCATTGTAGG AATCACGGCGAACCAAGGATTCTACTTACTGGGATTGGACAACACATCCCCGACTTTTGCTTCTGCCATACAAAACTCAGTCCCGGCCATTACCTTTCTCATGGCTGCCATTCTCAG AATAGAAAAGGTTAGATTAGAGCGTAAAGATGGGATCTCGAAGGTGGCGGGGACGCTTTTCTGCGTGGCGGGGGCGTCAGTGATCACGCTGTACAAAGGCCCCACCATCTACAGCCCCACTCCTCCGTCGCAAGCAACGCCAACGATGGTGCTGGGCGACGCAAAGGGCAAGAACTGGACTCTTGGTTGCGTGTTCCTGATCGGGCACTGCCTGTCCTGGTCGGGGTGGCTGGTGCTGCAGGCGCCGGTGCTCAAGAAGTATCCGGCGCGGCTGTCGTTCACTTCGTACCAGTGCTTCTTCGGCGTCATCCAGTTTCTGGTGATCGCCGCCTTCGTCGAGAGGGATCCGCAGGCTTGGCTTGTGCATTCCGGCGCCGAGCTCTTCAGTGTTTTCTATGCT GGAGTGGTGGCCTCAGGGATCGCATTCGCTGTACAGATATGGTGCATAGATCGCGGCGGGCCAGTGTTCGTGGCCGTGTATCAGCCCGTTCAGACACTTGTTGTCGCTATTATGACCTCCGTCTTGCTCGGAGAAGAGTTCTATTTAGGCGG GATAATTGGCGCAGTGTTGATCATCACTGGATTGTACTTCGTGCTATGGGGCAAATCCAAAGAAAGGAAATATGCTGCGGCGGAGAAGGCGGGGATAATCCAGTACTCCGCGGACCATGACGCCGACAGATCCATGCCGCAGATCACCGAGCCACTTCTGCTTCCCCAGTcaactggaaatgtttga
- the LOC140882214 gene encoding protein WALLS ARE THIN 1-like isoform X2, translated as MAKTGGGSAVAKIRMCSVPEKFQLHLAMLALQFGYAGFHVVSRAALNMGISKIVFPVYRNILALFLLLPFAYFLEKKERPRLTWNFIIQFFLLAIVGITANQGFYLLGLDNTSPTFASAIQNSVPAITFLMAAILRIEKVRLERKDGISKVAGTLFCVAGASVITLYKGPTIYSPTPPSQATPTMVLGDAKGKNWTLGCVFLIGHCLSWSGWLVLQAPVLKKYPARLSFTSYQCFFGVIQFLVIAAFVERDPQAWLVHSGAELFSVFYAGVVASGIAFAVQIWCIDRGGPVFVAVYQPVQTLVVAIMTSVLLGEEFYLGGVDHHWIVLRAMGQIQRKEICCGGEGGDNPVLRGP; from the exons ATGGCGAAAACCGGCGGTGGCTCGGCCGTGGCGAAGATCAGAATGTGTTCCGTGCCGGAGAAATTTCAGCTGCATTTGGCTATGTTGGCCTTGCAATTCGGATACGCCGGCTTCCACGTGGTTTCTCGAGCTGCACTCAACATGGGCATCAGCAAGATTGTTTTCCCTGTTTACAGGAACATTCTTGCCTTGTTTCTGCTGTTGCCCTTCGCCTATTTTCTCGAAAA GAAAGAGAGGCCACGCCTTACTTGGAACTTCATCATCCAGTTCTTCCTTCTAGCCATTGTAGG AATCACGGCGAACCAAGGATTCTACTTACTGGGATTGGACAACACATCCCCGACTTTTGCTTCTGCCATACAAAACTCAGTCCCGGCCATTACCTTTCTCATGGCTGCCATTCTCAG AATAGAAAAGGTTAGATTAGAGCGTAAAGATGGGATCTCGAAGGTGGCGGGGACGCTTTTCTGCGTGGCGGGGGCGTCAGTGATCACGCTGTACAAAGGCCCCACCATCTACAGCCCCACTCCTCCGTCGCAAGCAACGCCAACGATGGTGCTGGGCGACGCAAAGGGCAAGAACTGGACTCTTGGTTGCGTGTTCCTGATCGGGCACTGCCTGTCCTGGTCGGGGTGGCTGGTGCTGCAGGCGCCGGTGCTCAAGAAGTATCCGGCGCGGCTGTCGTTCACTTCGTACCAGTGCTTCTTCGGCGTCATCCAGTTTCTGGTGATCGCCGCCTTCGTCGAGAGGGATCCGCAGGCTTGGCTTGTGCATTCCGGCGCCGAGCTCTTCAGTGTTTTCTATGCT GGAGTGGTGGCCTCAGGGATCGCATTCGCTGTACAGATATGGTGCATAGATCGCGGCGGGCCAGTGTTCGTGGCCGTGTATCAGCCCGTTCAGACACTTGTTGTCGCTATTATGACCTCCGTCTTGCTCGGAGAAGAGTTCTATTTAGGCGG TGTTGATCATCACTGGATTGTACTTCGTGCTATGGGGCAAATCCAAAGAAAGGAAATATGCTGCGGCGGAGAAGGCGGGGATAATCCAGTACTCCGCGGACCATGA